A genomic region of Chryseobacterium sp. KACC 21268 contains the following coding sequences:
- a CDS encoding NAD(P)-dependent alcohol dehydrogenase, with product MEKSIVNNDYQFIVKGYGASGDLINGKTLKEMEVVRDKPKTDEVLIEVLYCGVCHSDIHQVNNDWKNTRYPSVPGHEVIGKIIEKGSEVSDFYEGQIVGVGCMIDSCQSCESCKNGEEQFCLGEHGATMTYNGYFNDPESDYNTFGGYSSHIVVNKGFLLTISDKLELSNAAPILCAGITTYSPLKKADIKDGSKVAIVGIGGLGHMAVQIAKAMGANVTAITTKEEKREEAMKLGADQVIISEDKKDMEAHELAFDFILITIPYGFDINLYVPLLGVKGSLVTVGLLGEYDKPINNMEVSKFGRSVGGSLIGGIKETQEVLDFCAENGIAPEVELIKIEEINDAFDKIKNEDVRFRYVIDMAK from the coding sequence ATGGAAAAAAGTATTGTAAATAATGACTACCAGTTTATTGTAAAGGGTTATGGTGCGTCCGGAGATCTGATCAACGGTAAAACACTAAAAGAAATGGAAGTTGTCCGCGATAAGCCTAAGACGGATGAGGTGCTTATCGAAGTTCTTTATTGCGGAGTTTGTCACAGTGATATCCATCAGGTAAACAACGATTGGAAAAATACTAGATATCCTAGCGTTCCGGGTCACGAGGTGATCGGAAAAATTATTGAAAAAGGATCAGAAGTCTCAGACTTTTACGAAGGTCAGATCGTAGGTGTTGGCTGTATGATCGATAGTTGCCAGAGTTGCGAATCGTGTAAAAATGGAGAAGAGCAGTTTTGTCTGGGGGAGCATGGCGCTACAATGACTTACAACGGTTACTTTAACGATCCTGAATCTGATTATAACACATTTGGAGGTTATTCCAGCCATATTGTTGTTAACAAAGGATTTTTGTTGACAATCTCCGATAAACTTGAACTTTCCAATGCAGCCCCTATCCTATGCGCAGGCATAACTACTTACAGTCCTCTTAAAAAAGCGGATATTAAAGATGGCTCTAAAGTGGCAATTGTAGGAATTGGTGGTTTGGGTCACATGGCTGTGCAGATTGCAAAAGCTATGGGTGCGAATGTAACTGCCATTACCACCAAGGAAGAAAAGCGTGAAGAGGCAATGAAGTTGGGTGCTGATCAAGTCATTATTTCAGAAGACAAAAAAGATATGGAAGCTCATGAATTAGCTTTTGATTTTATCCTGATCACAATTCCTTATGGTTTTGATATTAATCTCTATGTTCCACTTTTGGGTGTAAAAGGTTCACTTGTAACGGTAGGACTTTTGGGAGAATATGATAAGCCAATCAATAATATGGAAGTCTCTAAATTTGGTAGATCTGTCGGAGGATCATTGATCGGCGGCATTAAAGAGACGCAGGAAGTTTTGGATTTTTGTGCAGAAAATGGTATTGCGCCGGAAGTAGAATTGATTAAAATCGAAGAGATCAACGATGCTTTTGATAAGATAAAAAATGAAGATGTACGTTTTCGTTATGTCATTGATATGGCGAAATAA
- a CDS encoding phosphatase PAP2 family protein, whose protein sequence is MSNYLHKTAGCLFILVSVFGKAQNNDTIKAQEIKIDSTVVLNTEKNTLNYKKLIIPTALIGYGVASISVNGLKQLNFSTRDEINEHKPDHIRLDNYTQFAPAALVYGLNAFGVQGKHNFRDRSIIYGTSMLITSAIVVPLKHIVKEERPDQSHNLSFPSGHTAIAFASAQFMFREYKDTNFFLGISGYSLAVFTGVYRMLNDKHWFGDVVGGAGFGILSTELAYWLYPKINHLIGGKNQKSATIIMPFYQNKSVGVGFVKNF, encoded by the coding sequence ATGTCCAATTATCTTCATAAAACTGCAGGCTGCCTTTTCATATTAGTATCGGTCTTCGGAAAAGCTCAAAATAATGATACAATCAAGGCTCAGGAAATAAAAATAGACAGTACAGTAGTTTTAAATACCGAAAAGAATACTTTAAATTATAAAAAACTGATCATTCCCACTGCATTGATTGGTTATGGTGTTGCGAGTATAAGTGTGAATGGTCTTAAACAACTGAATTTCTCTACCAGAGATGAGATCAACGAGCACAAACCGGATCATATCAGACTGGATAATTATACCCAGTTTGCCCCTGCTGCTTTGGTGTACGGTTTAAATGCTTTTGGAGTGCAGGGAAAGCATAATTTTAGAGATAGAAGCATTATTTACGGAACTTCTATGTTGATAACATCAGCTATTGTAGTGCCTTTAAAACATATCGTGAAAGAAGAGAGGCCGGATCAGTCCCACAATCTTTCGTTTCCTTCAGGGCATACTGCGATCGCATTTGCATCTGCCCAGTTTATGTTCAGGGAATACAAGGACACCAATTTCTTCTTGGGAATTTCGGGATATTCTTTAGCTGTTTTCACAGGAGTCTACAGAATGCTGAATGACAAACATTGGTTCGGCGATGTTGTCGGGGGAGCAGGTTTTGGTATCCTTTCGACAGAATTAGCCTATTGGTTATATCCTAAAATCAATCATTTGATAGGAGGGAAAAATCAAAAGTCAGCGACTATCATTATGCCTTTTTATCAGAATAAAAGTGTAGGGGTTGGCTTTGTGAAAAACTTTTAA